One Gelria sp. Kuro-4 DNA segment encodes these proteins:
- a CDS encoding AbrB/MazE/SpoVT family DNA-binding domain-containing protein has product MWGDDMPSIARVSPKGWVVIPKELRKHYGLAAGSKVMFVEQEGALLLLPVPRDPIATGRGILKGHDLTSDLLFNRATEREAEELEIESK; this is encoded by the coding sequence TTGTGGGGTGATGACATGCCGTCCATTGCCCGGGTATCCCCAAAAGGTTGGGTTGTTATACCGAAGGAGCTGCGGAAACACTACGGCCTTGCTGCCGGTTCTAAGGTTATGTTTGTGGAGCAAGAGGGTGCGCTTTTGTTACTTCCTGTGCCACGCGATCCCATTGCAACCGGACGCGGTATTCTAAAGGGACATGATCTCACTTCGGACCTTTTGTTCAATCGTGCCACAGAAAGGGAAGCAGAAGAACTGGAGATTGAAAGCAAATGA
- a CDS encoding type II toxin-antitoxin system VapC family toxin, producing the protein MTPYVLDSYALLVYFQDEPGADEVESLFRKASQGEAVLFLSAVNYGEVAYSVKRKAGGRAMRSSLALLDLLPIEVVSISRDLALTAALYKAKYPIAYADCFCLALAKQQGAAVVTGDPEFHKVESEITFKWLPEKQKNS; encoded by the coding sequence ATGACTCCTTACGTTTTGGACAGTTACGCGCTCCTGGTCTACTTCCAGGATGAACCCGGTGCCGATGAGGTGGAAAGCCTGTTCAGAAAGGCTTCCCAGGGTGAGGCGGTCCTTTTTCTGTCGGCTGTGAACTACGGCGAAGTAGCGTACAGTGTCAAGAGAAAAGCAGGAGGCAGGGCCATGCGATCCTCCCTGGCGCTGCTGGACCTCCTGCCAATAGAGGTTGTCTCCATCTCCAGAGACCTCGCTTTGACAGCAGCGCTTTACAAGGCCAAATATCCTATAGCCTATGCCGATTGTTTCTGTTTGGCGTTGGCTAAGCAGCAGGGGGCCGCCGTTGTCACAGGCGACCCCGAGTTTCACAAGGTGGAGTCTGAGATCACGTTTAAGTGGTTGCCGGAGAAACAAAAGAACTCTTAG
- a CDS encoding GntR family transcriptional regulator codes for MLLQEKAYEIIKKRILTNTYKTGEMLSENGLVEDLGMSRSPIRNALVRLSKEGFVQIVPQKGAIVNDMSAEEVRDIFDLRIAVEAHAAQRLPNRLNSKDVEALQTLLVEQRKIAEKGNVTDFVTLDFSFHLYLLKKYGNTKMVAILENLRDRMIQCGIYAARDQQRMRQTIEEHEAILHALINGTDSPSAQLLMETHLNNGKNRFFEQ; via the coding sequence TTGCTACTTCAAGAAAAAGCCTACGAAATAATTAAAAAACGGATCTTGACCAACACCTACAAGACCGGGGAAATGTTATCAGAAAATGGCCTGGTCGAAGACTTGGGGATGAGTCGGAGCCCGATCCGCAACGCTCTGGTCAGGCTGAGCAAAGAGGGTTTCGTACAAATAGTTCCTCAGAAAGGCGCCATCGTCAACGACATGTCTGCCGAAGAGGTCAGGGACATTTTCGACCTTCGTATTGCTGTGGAGGCCCACGCTGCTCAGAGGTTGCCGAATAGACTAAACTCAAAAGATGTTGAGGCGCTGCAAACATTACTGGTGGAACAACGAAAGATAGCGGAAAAAGGCAACGTAACGGACTTTGTAACCCTGGATTTCTCTTTCCATTTATACCTGCTGAAGAAATACGGCAACACAAAAATGGTAGCTATTCTAGAGAACTTGCGAGATCGCATGATACAGTGTGGCATATACGCTGCTCGCGATCAGCAACGTATGCGCCAAACCATAGAAGAACATGAGGCGATTTTACACGCCTTGATAAACGGAACCGACAGCCCATCAGCTCAACTCCTCATGGAGACACATCTGAACAACGGTAAGAATCGGTTCTTTGAGCAATAG
- a CDS encoding transketolase — protein MQRRELIRQLVQKSCELRANILRMIHAAGAGHPGGSLSVADIVTALYFYELHIDPTNPAWPQRDRFILSKGHACPAWYAALAERGFFPKDQLPTLRQLDSMLQGHPDKKKTPGVDMTTGSLGQGLSLAFGMAMASRISGLGFRVYVVLGDGEVQEGQVWEAAMACAKYKLDNLVAFIDRNKMQVDGLTENVMPVEPLAEKWKAFGWEVREIDGHNMEEIVGVLDWARSIEGKPVMVIAHTIKGKGVSFMENVREWHAKAPTDEQLAAALRELGVA, from the coding sequence ATGCAGAGGAGAGAACTTATCCGGCAGTTAGTCCAGAAAAGCTGCGAGCTGAGGGCAAACATCTTACGAATGATCCATGCCGCCGGCGCAGGGCACCCAGGGGGATCCTTGTCGGTGGCAGACATTGTAACGGCACTCTATTTCTATGAGCTTCATATTGACCCCACGAACCCTGCCTGGCCACAAAGGGATCGTTTCATTCTTTCGAAAGGGCATGCCTGCCCTGCTTGGTATGCTGCCTTGGCAGAACGCGGTTTTTTCCCAAAGGATCAACTCCCTACTCTTCGCCAGCTTGACAGTATGCTTCAAGGACACCCGGACAAGAAGAAGACTCCCGGAGTTGACATGACCACTGGTTCGTTGGGCCAGGGTTTGTCCCTGGCTTTCGGAATGGCGATGGCGAGTCGGATATCCGGTTTAGGTTTTCGGGTGTACGTGGTCTTAGGGGATGGAGAGGTTCAAGAGGGCCAGGTTTGGGAGGCGGCCATGGCCTGCGCTAAATACAAGCTGGACAACCTGGTCGCATTTATTGATCGGAACAAAATGCAGGTGGACGGGCTTACTGAAAACGTTATGCCTGTTGAACCCCTGGCGGAAAAGTGGAAGGCGTTCGGCTGGGAGGTCCGAGAGATAGACGGACACAACATGGAAGAGATTGTTGGTGTTCTTGATTGGGCGCGAAGTATCGAAGGCAAACCGGTCATGGTGATTGCCCACACGATTAAGGGGAAGGGCGTGTCATTCATGGAAAACGTACGCGAGTGGCACGCGAAAGCCCCCACTGATGAGCAACTGGCGGCCGCGTTGCGTGAACTGGGGGTGGCGTAA
- a CDS encoding transketolase family protein produces the protein MLGLSTREAFGQALVEMGAKYPDLVVLQADGTKSTQTIHFAERYPSRFVNVGIAEQNLMGAAAGIASTGMRALVSTYGVFASMRACEQVRTFIAYPCLNVTIASSHAGVTPGSDGPTHQATEDIGIFRTIPAMTIVMPADEVATKALLDQALAWEGPVYVRLTRGPVPVMYSQEQKFALGKAIQRRDGTDLTIIALGDMLCWAEEAARRLEREGIQARVLDMHTVKPIDKAAVLRAAEETGAIVTVEDHNIINGLGGAVAETVSDGCPVPVKRIGLADTFAESGAYEKLLTKYGMSPEHIVRAAYEVLKMKK, from the coding sequence ATGCTCGGGTTGTCTACAAGAGAGGCTTTTGGGCAGGCCTTGGTGGAAATGGGAGCAAAATACCCGGACCTCGTCGTTCTGCAGGCAGACGGTACGAAATCAACTCAAACGATTCATTTCGCAGAGCGGTACCCATCCAGGTTTGTCAACGTTGGGATCGCTGAACAAAACCTGATGGGCGCCGCAGCAGGGATTGCCAGTACGGGAATGCGAGCTTTGGTTAGCACCTATGGTGTATTTGCAAGTATGCGTGCCTGTGAACAAGTCCGGACATTTATCGCTTACCCCTGTTTGAATGTGACGATTGCTTCCAGCCATGCAGGGGTGACCCCTGGAAGTGATGGGCCCACGCACCAGGCCACGGAGGACATAGGCATTTTCCGAACGATCCCGGCCATGACCATTGTTATGCCTGCTGACGAAGTTGCTACGAAAGCGCTGCTTGACCAAGCTCTTGCATGGGAAGGGCCTGTTTACGTGAGGCTTACGCGGGGCCCGGTTCCGGTTATGTACTCTCAGGAACAGAAATTCGCGCTGGGGAAAGCAATCCAGCGACGAGATGGAACAGATCTGACAATCATTGCCCTCGGTGACATGCTATGTTGGGCGGAGGAAGCGGCAAGGCGACTCGAACGAGAAGGTATTCAGGCGCGCGTCCTTGATATGCATACAGTCAAGCCCATAGACAAGGCGGCTGTGCTGCGCGCCGCCGAAGAAACAGGGGCAATTGTGACGGTTGAAGACCATAACATTATCAATGGCCTTGGCGGGGCGGTCGCAGAGACTGTCAGTGACGGTTGTCCGGTTCCCGTTAAGCGTATAGGGTTGGCCGACACCTTTGCAGAATCCGGCGCATACGAGAAACTGTTAACAAAATACGGGATGAGTCCGGAGCATATCGTAAGAGCAGCCTATGAAGTTCTCAAGATGAAGAAATGA
- a CDS encoding PPC domain-containing DNA-binding protein encodes MKTIVSACGQPGRLVVARIGAKTDLLEGIKDICSKYDIKSAVILGLTGSLSEAKFTYIVPKEDSKLGAGKGVPFVLPGPLNILAAEGTVARTERDDYYIHIHAALADQLDHVYGGHIFKPTTVLLTMEVALLETAGVSLRRRFYEETGSEQLSPEEAES; translated from the coding sequence GTGAAAACAATCGTATCTGCATGCGGCCAGCCAGGTCGACTGGTGGTTGCCCGAATCGGTGCAAAAACCGACCTTCTTGAAGGCATCAAGGACATTTGCAGTAAGTACGATATTAAGTCTGCAGTTATCCTTGGCCTTACCGGCAGTCTGTCTGAAGCTAAGTTTACATACATCGTGCCTAAGGAAGATAGCAAGCTTGGAGCCGGGAAAGGAGTTCCTTTTGTGCTTCCAGGTCCTCTAAACATTTTGGCAGCTGAGGGTACGGTCGCTCGAACAGAACGTGACGACTATTACATTCATATACATGCAGCCTTGGCGGACCAGTTGGATCACGTTTACGGTGGGCACATTTTCAAACCTACCACGGTGCTACTCACTATGGAAGTTGCTCTCTTGGAAACAGCGGGGGTTTCTCTTAGGCGCCGGTTTTACGAAGAAACCGGGTCGGAGCAGCTGAGCCCAGAGGAGGCAGAAAGTTGA
- a CDS encoding alcohol dehydrogenase catalytic domain-containing protein gives MTTSRALVLEPDANRRIQEFSVPTVPEDGLLLKVELARITQRDKAVLSWEKLTAAVIPGCIALGYVQAVGQKAASFYEVKTGDRVVVEPFTTCYRCKPCLTAKRRLCAHKRWYGAGFSLTEHPGLGGAYSEYMYVRPGSRVHKVPDSWDERAAVLLPEAIWVFDALFEVGKAGLGKGILIDAPTVPGLLAAALARESGLQPIVMNCDDTNKDLATRMGALRVFLRGEKVEDLPENMPAPDLFLVTSCDARTFTSGVKALVPGGTVVVVDTVDGVPKEIFQYGMKKEIAFKSISGPSWDVKGARNLLEKRQYAFAALVTHVLSLNDLLGTKWADKWDWACVSPGAPLKGRA, from the coding sequence TTGACTACTTCTCGAGCGTTGGTGCTGGAACCGGATGCTAATCGACGAATACAGGAGTTCTCTGTGCCTACTGTTCCCGAAGATGGACTCCTGTTGAAAGTGGAACTGGCACGCATCACGCAACGGGATAAAGCAGTGCTCTCCTGGGAAAAATTGACGGCTGCTGTGATTCCTGGCTGCATCGCACTGGGGTATGTTCAAGCTGTTGGTCAGAAAGCTGCCTCCTTTTATGAAGTGAAGACGGGTGACAGGGTAGTGGTTGAGCCCTTTACCACCTGCTACCGGTGTAAGCCGTGCCTTACAGCCAAGCGTCGGCTCTGCGCGCACAAGCGATGGTATGGTGCAGGGTTCTCCCTGACGGAACACCCAGGTTTAGGCGGCGCCTACAGCGAGTACATGTATGTTCGTCCTGGATCACGGGTTCACAAGGTACCAGACTCCTGGGACGAGCGTGCAGCAGTTCTGCTTCCAGAAGCGATTTGGGTTTTTGATGCCCTGTTTGAAGTCGGTAAAGCCGGTTTGGGCAAGGGAATCCTTATCGATGCTCCCACTGTTCCTGGCCTTTTGGCTGCTGCCTTGGCACGGGAAAGCGGCCTGCAGCCGATTGTGATGAACTGTGATGACACGAATAAGGACCTGGCCACCCGGATGGGAGCGCTGCGTGTCTTTCTGCGAGGAGAGAAAGTGGAAGATCTTCCAGAGAATATGCCAGCTCCAGACCTATTCTTGGTAACATCATGTGATGCGCGGACGTTTACGTCCGGTGTTAAGGCGCTAGTTCCAGGGGGGACAGTGGTCGTCGTAGATACCGTGGACGGTGTGCCCAAAGAGATATTCCAGTATGGAATGAAGAAGGAGATAGCTTTCAAATCCATCAGCGGCCCTAGCTGGGATGTTAAAGGAGCTAGGAATCTCTTGGAAAAACGGCAGTATGCGTTCGCGGCTCTCGTCACGCACGTACTCTCCCTCAACGACCTACTTGGGACTAAGTGGGCTGATAAATGGGACTGGGCATGCGTGAGCCCCGGGGCCCCGCTGAAAGGGAGAGCGTAA
- a CDS encoding zinc-binding dehydrogenase, with the protein MSKRTSLAVVLEAPEKLYLKEFPLPEIGPRDLLLRVEMVSICGSDRLLFRGTHKASSFPKILGHEIVGYVEEVGEEAAERYGVKKGDRVTPEPYQMCGHCEHCLTGNYAACQPRKNYGVSFTCDEPPYLLGGYSKYMYIGPGSKVHKVNGDVPAEAACLSSVLGNGIRWIRTKARVVPGESVIIVGAGALGLTTAVAAAEAGASPVVVIGLTRDEAKFRVAHQLGVDATINLETENVKEKVRELTGGKMADVVVECAGAPASIVMGLDLVRAEGRYVLAGVTGGQEVKLVTDQIVNKELQVIGGHGQAWEVEDAVRLLNSRKYPLEKLITHHFPLERTEDAMKLFLNPPGDCIRVALVP; encoded by the coding sequence ATGTCGAAGAGAACATCGTTGGCGGTAGTTCTGGAGGCTCCAGAGAAACTCTACCTCAAGGAATTTCCTCTGCCTGAAATTGGTCCAAGGGATCTTCTCCTGCGTGTCGAGATGGTATCCATTTGCGGAAGTGACCGGCTGCTGTTTCGGGGAACGCACAAAGCTTCCTCTTTCCCCAAAATCCTGGGCCACGAGATAGTCGGCTACGTGGAAGAGGTGGGGGAAGAAGCAGCGGAGCGTTACGGGGTTAAGAAGGGGGATCGCGTGACGCCTGAACCGTACCAAATGTGCGGCCACTGCGAGCACTGCCTCACGGGCAACTATGCTGCTTGCCAGCCGCGCAAGAACTATGGGGTGAGCTTCACGTGTGATGAGCCGCCGTATCTCCTCGGAGGATACAGTAAGTACATGTACATTGGGCCAGGAAGTAAAGTGCACAAGGTAAATGGCGATGTCCCGGCTGAGGCTGCCTGCCTTTCTTCCGTCCTTGGCAATGGTATTCGCTGGATTCGGACCAAGGCCCGAGTTGTGCCGGGCGAATCGGTAATTATTGTCGGAGCTGGTGCCTTGGGCCTGACTACGGCTGTCGCGGCGGCGGAAGCTGGGGCTTCACCGGTGGTCGTCATCGGCCTTACCCGCGATGAGGCGAAGTTTCGGGTTGCGCATCAGTTGGGCGTAGATGCGACTATCAACCTCGAGACGGAAAACGTGAAGGAAAAAGTTCGTGAGCTTACCGGAGGTAAGATGGCGGACGTGGTTGTGGAATGTGCCGGGGCGCCGGCGTCCATCGTGATGGGTTTAGATTTGGTGCGAGCTGAGGGCCGTTACGTGTTGGCCGGTGTTACCGGCGGGCAGGAGGTGAAGCTGGTCACAGACCAGATCGTGAACAAAGAACTTCAGGTTATTGGTGGACACGGGCAGGCCTGGGAGGTGGAGGATGCAGTCAGGTTGCTCAACTCTCGCAAGTACCCGCTTGAGAAGCTTATTACGCACCACTTTCCGCTAGAAAGAACGGAAGATGCCATGAAGTTGTTCCTTAACCCGCCTGGGGACTGTATCAGGGTGGCGTTGGTGCCTTAA
- a CDS encoding glycyl radical protein codes for MLVTEASPRIEKLRTLIRDSRPAVCVERARLITLSYRETESDPIVVRKAKALARILNEMTIYISDGELIVGNLASHPRWAPVFPETAAVWVGEQLDYFDKREKYRFDVPEETKKELQEQILPYWKGKTVQERALAMLPEETRQVFDMEYPVVSPTLYLRNSVGHLIVDYPKVLRIGFAGIYRKIEEQEKRLDQTDPEAIAKLQFYYAGKIVAKAAVNFAHRYAAKARELARTTTDQERRRELEKIAEVCDWVPEHPARTFQEALQAFWFVHLIVHIETDGLAESPGRFDQYVYPYLAADLENGRLTKDQAQELLDCLWVKFGEVIKLADVPPATKYFGGVSMSQNLILGGVDGQGRDATNELSYMCLVAESHVRLDQPALSIRIHQGTPEEFLRWAAAVIRLGDGKPAVYNDEAIIPALLSDGVTLDDALNYAIVGCVEPAPSYNCNGWTNAAMFNMAKCLELAVNRGVCRLSGKQVGPVTPDPREMATFEDVLAAYKTQISYFVRHMVTMLNTWDIVQAEVNPTPFASILTDGCIENGLDMTAGSAKYNYTGPQGIGLGDVADSLAAIRKLVYEDKVLTWDQLNAALEHDFQGYELVRQRLLNKAPKYGNDDDYADELARLVGDIYCLEVKKYKNPRGGKYRPGLYPVASNVPLGRVVGALPSGRRAATPLADGISPCHGSDRLGPTAVLKSVAKVPHVLATNGTLLNLKFQADTLAGDDGLTRLCAFLRTFCSLKLNHVQFNTVSAETLRQAQEHPEDYRNLLVRVAGYSAFFVEINRDLQDDIIDRTEHAL; via the coding sequence ATGTTGGTGACAGAAGCGAGCCCGCGGATTGAAAAGCTTCGCACGTTAATTCGTGACAGTAGGCCGGCGGTCTGTGTCGAAAGGGCGAGGCTGATTACGCTGTCTTACCGCGAAACGGAAAGCGACCCGATAGTCGTTCGTAAGGCAAAGGCACTTGCCAGAATCCTAAACGAGATGACGATCTACATTTCCGATGGGGAATTGATTGTAGGTAACCTGGCGAGCCATCCGCGCTGGGCGCCTGTCTTTCCAGAGACGGCGGCTGTTTGGGTGGGCGAGCAACTTGATTATTTTGATAAACGGGAGAAGTACCGTTTTGATGTGCCTGAAGAAACCAAGAAAGAACTTCAGGAGCAAATACTGCCCTATTGGAAAGGTAAAACCGTTCAAGAACGCGCACTGGCCATGCTCCCCGAAGAAACACGCCAAGTCTTTGACATGGAGTACCCGGTAGTCTCCCCAACCCTTTATTTAAGAAACTCCGTCGGCCATCTAATCGTTGATTACCCTAAAGTCCTGAGGATTGGGTTTGCGGGGATCTACCGCAAGATCGAGGAACAGGAAAAGCGCCTGGACCAGACCGATCCGGAAGCCATCGCAAAGCTCCAGTTCTATTATGCCGGCAAGATTGTGGCCAAGGCGGCGGTGAACTTCGCACATCGTTACGCCGCAAAAGCGCGGGAGTTGGCCCGAACGACAACGGACCAGGAGCGGCGGCGTGAGCTGGAGAAGATCGCCGAGGTGTGCGACTGGGTGCCGGAGCACCCGGCGCGTACGTTCCAGGAGGCATTACAAGCGTTCTGGTTTGTTCATCTTATTGTTCATATTGAGACCGACGGACTTGCCGAGTCCCCGGGACGGTTCGATCAGTACGTGTATCCCTATCTGGCAGCTGACCTGGAAAACGGGAGATTGACTAAGGACCAGGCCCAAGAACTCCTTGATTGCCTTTGGGTCAAGTTCGGTGAAGTCATAAAGCTTGCAGATGTTCCCCCGGCGACAAAATACTTTGGCGGCGTGAGCATGTCACAAAACTTGATTTTAGGTGGCGTTGACGGCCAGGGACGGGATGCAACTAACGAGCTTTCGTACATGTGCCTGGTGGCTGAAAGCCATGTTCGTTTGGATCAGCCAGCGTTGAGCATTCGTATCCACCAAGGCACGCCGGAAGAGTTCCTCCGGTGGGCTGCAGCAGTCATAAGGCTCGGGGACGGAAAGCCAGCGGTTTACAACGACGAAGCTATCATACCGGCCCTTCTGAGTGATGGCGTTACTCTTGATGATGCTTTGAACTATGCCATAGTGGGTTGTGTTGAACCTGCTCCTTCTTACAACTGCAACGGTTGGACGAACGCCGCAATGTTCAATATGGCCAAATGCCTCGAATTAGCGGTCAATCGCGGCGTGTGCCGGCTTTCTGGGAAGCAGGTTGGTCCCGTTACGCCAGACCCGAGAGAAATGGCCACTTTCGAAGACGTCTTGGCGGCATACAAAACCCAAATCAGCTACTTTGTCCGGCACATGGTGACAATGCTCAACACCTGGGACATCGTCCAGGCAGAGGTCAATCCAACTCCGTTCGCTTCCATTCTTACTGACGGCTGTATCGAGAACGGTCTAGACATGACGGCCGGTTCGGCCAAGTACAACTATACCGGTCCCCAAGGGATCGGTTTAGGAGATGTGGCTGATTCGCTGGCGGCCATTCGAAAGTTGGTGTACGAGGATAAGGTCCTTACATGGGACCAATTGAATGCAGCTCTCGAGCATGATTTTCAGGGCTACGAACTGGTACGCCAGCGCTTGCTAAACAAGGCACCCAAATACGGTAACGATGATGATTACGCTGATGAACTCGCGCGTTTGGTGGGCGACATCTATTGCCTGGAAGTCAAGAAATACAAAAACCCGAGGGGCGGCAAATACCGGCCTGGCCTGTACCCCGTAGCTTCGAACGTCCCACTGGGTCGTGTGGTAGGAGCGCTTCCTAGCGGGCGACGTGCCGCTACACCGCTCGCGGATGGGATCTCGCCCTGCCACGGGTCTGACCGGCTTGGGCCGACCGCCGTCCTCAAATCAGTCGCAAAAGTACCGCACGTGCTGGCAACGAACGGTACTTTGCTGAACCTAAAGTTCCAGGCAGATACACTCGCCGGTGACGATGGGCTTACCAGGCTGTGTGCCTTCTTGCGGACGTTCTGCAGCCTCAAGCTAAACCATGTCCAATTCAATACCGTTTCGGCAGAAACGCTGCGGCAAGCCCAAGAACACCCTGAAGACTACCGCAATTTGCTCGTCCGCGTTGCCGGCTATAGTGCCTTTTTTGTGGAGATCAACCGCGATCTGCAAGATGACATCATCGATCGCACAGAACATGCGCTGTGA
- a CDS encoding glycyl-radical enzyme activating protein — MRGIVFNIQRFSLHDGPGIRTTVFLKGCPLRCQWCSNPESQTAEPQIMYLERRCLHCGTCSAVCPQGAIVSGTAGQRIIDRRKCTACGLCVNECMAEALRWSGEHKSAREIAEVIERDQPFYRASGGGVTFSGGEPLLQAEFVQEIALLCRERGIPTAIETSGYAPEERIAELMGLIDLWLVDIKHPDEDKHRAYTGVSNAQIISNLRYLAEHQATVVARIPFIGRVNADTETVERTIQLLRSIGGIREVHLLPYHELGVRKYDQLGRTYKTQACTVAAEDVEEALARFHAAGYTARNDGVTPRRTLSRLGLTHYAR; from the coding sequence ATGCGTGGCATTGTGTTTAACATTCAGCGTTTTTCCTTACACGATGGCCCGGGCATCCGGACAACGGTGTTTTTAAAGGGCTGTCCTCTTCGATGCCAGTGGTGCTCTAATCCCGAGTCGCAGACAGCGGAACCGCAGATCATGTACCTGGAGCGCCGCTGCCTGCACTGTGGGACCTGCTCTGCCGTCTGTCCCCAAGGAGCGATTGTCTCGGGGACAGCTGGTCAACGCATAATCGACCGCAGAAAGTGCACTGCGTGCGGGCTATGTGTGAACGAATGCATGGCCGAAGCACTGCGCTGGTCAGGCGAACACAAATCTGCCCGTGAGATTGCAGAGGTAATCGAAAGAGATCAGCCTTTTTACCGTGCGTCAGGCGGGGGCGTTACCTTCTCGGGTGGAGAGCCCCTCCTGCAGGCTGAATTCGTGCAGGAAATTGCTCTCCTTTGCCGGGAGAGAGGCATTCCCACGGCCATTGAAACCTCTGGGTATGCACCGGAAGAAAGAATCGCGGAGCTAATGGGTTTGATAGACCTATGGCTGGTTGACATCAAGCACCCCGACGAGGACAAGCATCGCGCTTACACAGGCGTCAGCAATGCTCAAATCATCTCCAATCTAAGGTATTTGGCGGAACACCAGGCAACGGTTGTGGCGAGGATACCGTTCATCGGCCGAGTCAACGCGGATACTGAGACCGTTGAGAGAACCATCCAACTGTTGCGCTCTATCGGTGGCATACGCGAAGTTCATCTCTTGCCTTATCACGAATTGGGTGTGCGAAAGTACGATCAGCTTGGTCGGACCTACAAGACCCAAGCCTGCACAGTAGCGGCGGAGGACGTTGAGGAAGCTCTCGCCCGATTCCACGCAGCGGGCTACACGGCACGCAATGACGGCGTGACGCCTAGACGAACTTTGTCCAGGCTTGGGTTGACACACTATGCAAGATAG
- a CDS encoding TRAP transporter small permease, protein MLDQLTRGVRRAEEGIIALLMAETIVVGIMQVAARYVFHSSLPWSEELLRFSFIWISFLAASVGVAEKAHVSVSVLVDRLPKKAALLVNIIASMISAAFCAAIAYFGYGLVALQAETQQLSPAMEIPMWGPYLAVVVGSFSMAVRFLLQAAPLLRSLIG, encoded by the coding sequence ATGCTCGACCAGCTAACACGAGGAGTCCGGCGCGCTGAGGAAGGAATTATTGCTTTACTTATGGCAGAGACGATTGTTGTCGGCATCATGCAGGTAGCAGCACGTTATGTGTTCCATTCTTCTTTGCCCTGGTCAGAGGAGTTGCTGCGTTTCTCTTTCATATGGATATCTTTTCTCGCGGCCAGCGTGGGTGTGGCCGAGAAGGCGCATGTATCGGTTTCAGTGCTTGTGGATCGGCTGCCCAAAAAGGCAGCGCTGCTGGTCAACATCATAGCATCGATGATAAGTGCTGCATTTTGCGCTGCCATCGCTTACTTTGGGTACGGCTTGGTGGCACTTCAGGCTGAGACCCAGCAGCTTTCGCCGGCAATGGAAATACCTATGTGGGGGCCCTACCTTGCTGTGGTAGTGGGCAGCTTCTCCATGGCTGTGCGCTTCCTGCTACAAGCGGCCCCGCTGTTACGATCTCTGATCGGATAA